From Trichomycterus rosablanca isolate fTriRos1 chromosome 18, fTriRos1.hap1, whole genome shotgun sequence, the proteins below share one genomic window:
- the npm2b gene encoding nucleoplasmin-2b, with amino-acid sequence MSKTEKPLSTLWGCELNESNKEESFKTDDTNHQHQLALRTMCLGHTAKDEFNIVELVTGEGDAKAVPIATLHAKSMPTVNLSGLDLHPPVTFRLKHGSGPVFIGAEHVALEDYSDEEMDDEEMDEEVEEEEEDIEESPVKKPAKNGAGKRKKPEKGDDEGEASEGENNPPKKGKGRGRKPLAAKV; translated from the exons ATGAGCAAGACAGAAAAGCCTTTGTCAACTCTCTGGG gtTGTGAATTAAATGAATCAAACAAGGAAGAGTCTTTTAAGACTGATGATACAAATCATCAGCACCAACTTGCATTAAGAACT ATGTGCTTGGGCCACACTGCAAAAGATGAATTTAACATTGTTGAGTTGGTCACTGGTGAGGGTGATGCCAAAGCTGTGCCAATTGCGACTCTACATGCTAAGTCTATGCCAACA GTTAACTTGTCTGGTTTAGATTTGCACCCTCCAGTAACATTCCGACTGAAACATGGCTCTGGCCCGGTGTTTATTGGTGCAGAACATGTGGCCT TGGAGGACTATTCTGATGAGGAGATGGATGATGAAGAGATGGATGAGGAGGTagaggaagaagaggaagaTATTGAAGAGTCACCTGTGAAGAAACCAGCAAAAAATGGTGCAGGCAAA AGAAAGAAGCCAGAGAAGGGAGATGATGAGGG TGAAGCATCCGAAGGTGAAAATAACCCCCCAAAGAAG ggTAAAGGAAGGGGGAGAAAGCCACTGGCTGCAAAGGTTTGA